CCATGTCGGTATCGTCGAGACCGAATTGCGGGCGTACAACCAACACGGCGACCTCGTGCTCAGTCTCGAGCGCACGCCGATGGTGCTGAAACGCGAACACGCCGACCCCTCCGCTGCGGAGCCGCCGGGCTGGCCTGAGGGGATCGGTACGCAACCCGACGAGACGACTGACGGCACCGGCTCTGACGACTAGCGGCCGCTGCTTTTCGGCGGGTACGGACGCGTTTGACGGCGAACCGGTGCCGCGAGCCATTGCTCGACGATATTGCGTGCCGAGAACCTGTGCGTCGACCGTCATTCGTCGTCCTCCACCTCGGTGTCGCCTCTGTACTTCGCGGGCATCGTCGCGGTCAGCAGACCGGTACCTTCGCTTGGAACTACTCAGGTTTCACGCGACGAGTTGACTGAAAACATTACTCGCGACTCGGAATCGAAGGGGACTGAAATGGTTCGTCGAGGTTCGAAAAACACGTTGAACTTCGGTGTTACCGAACGTCATCGCTCCCTCGATCAATAGAACGTTTCGTCGTTCTTCGCCTTCTCGACGAGCAGCTCGCACGGCAACGTTTCGGCGAGCTTGTTCGTGTCCTCGTGACGACTGGCGACCTCGGTCAGTTTCTCGAGGATGACATCGGCACCGACTTCGTCGGCTTTCTCGAGGGGGCCGACCGGCCAGTTGCCGCCGAGCCGTGCACCGGTGTCGACGTCTTCGACACTGGCGACGTCGTTCTGGACCATCTTGGCGGCTTCGTTGACGATCGGAGCCCAGACGAGCAGCGTATCGAATCCCTGTCCTTCGCCAACCGAAATCTGTGGCTCATCGCGCTCGTCGTAGTCGTAGTAGCCGGCGTCCGCCTTGCGCCCGTACCGACCCTTATCGTACAACTGGTGGAGAATGGGACACACTTCCGTATCGTAGGACATCGGTCGGTCGTCCTCGAGGTGATCCTGCTCTCCCTCGACACGAATCTGGATGCCGCCGGTGAAGTCGGCGAGTTCGAACGGTCCCATCGGGAATCCTTCCTTGTACTTCATCGCGGAGTCGATCTCTTCGATCGAGTGTTCGCCCCGATAGACCATCCAGGCCGGGCCCTCGCCATAGGGGCGCATCAGCCGGTTGACAATGAACGAAGGGATGTCCATCTTGCAGCGAATCGGCGTCTTGTCGAACGACTCGATAAGGGCCTCGGTGGTGTCGCCGACGCTCTCAGGTGCGTGTTCGGTCATGATAACTTCGACCAGATCCATCAGCATCGGCGGATTGAACCAGTGAGTCCCGACGACCTGTGACGGCCGATCGGTCACTTCGGCGAGTTGGGTGATATTGAGTCCCGACGTGTTCGTCGAGAGGATCGCGTCCTCCGGTGCGACGTCGTCGAGGTCCTGAAAGATGTCCTCCTTGACCGCCTGCTGTTCGACAGCCGCTTCGGTCACGAAGTCCGTGTTCCCGGCCGCTTCCTCGAAGTCGCTCGTGAACGTAAGTCGGTCCATCGCTTCGTCGATCTCCGTCTCCGTCGCGGCCCCGTTCTCGACTGACTTCTCGTACGACCACTCGATCTGCTCCTCGGCTTCCTCGAGTTGCGACTCGTCGATGTCGTTCACGTAGGTCTCGTACCCTGCCAATGCGGCGACGGCGGCGATCCCACGGCCCATCTGTCCGCCTCCGACGACAGTAATGGTATCGATAGTATCGATAGTGACTACCATACGTCAGTGATATCGAACCCGCATGAAAAACGTATCGCTCGATTCTCGTGACTACCGTCGACAGGAACACGGCGCGGTCGGTCGGAGCGGACGGAAGTTCGCTATCCGGTACAAATATGTGATACGGGGAGGAAGCATTCCTATGGTAGTTCGCATCAAGCAACGCATACGTACTGCGTTATCGAGGATAACTCGCGGTCACAGGGCAAGCAGCAGTCGAACCCGAGAATTCGTCCACGTATGCTCGCACTAGACGATATTACCGTCCTCAGCCTCGAGAGCGGCGTGAGTGCACCGCTGTGTACTCGCATGCTCGGCGACTTCGGCGCCGAAGTGATCAAGGTCGAACGGCCTAACGTCGGCGACGTCAACCGTCACTGGGACTCGGCCGTCTACGGCGATTCCTCCGCCCACGTCTGGGTCGACCGGAACAAACTGAGTATCGAGCTCGACTTGAAGTCCGACGAGGGATCGGAAATTTTCGCCGAGCTCGCCGCGGAAGCAGATATCGTCGTCCAGAACTACGCGCCGGGCGTCGTCGAACGGCTCGGCGTCGGCTACGAGACGGTTTCGGCGTACAACGACGACGTCATCTACCTGAACATCTCGGGTTACGGCCGTAGCGGTCCGTACAGCGACCGAAAGGCGTACGACCTCGTCATGCAAGGTGAAACCGGATCGATCCTGATGAACGGCTCGCCGGACGAGCCGGCAAAAATCCCGATCAGCATCTGTGATATCAACGCTGCAACCTACGGGACCATCGCGACGTTACTTTCGCTGTTCCACCGCGAACGTACCGGGAAGGGCGAAGAGATTGACGTGACGATGTTCGGCGGGATGCTCTCTTGGATGGGCTACTTCCCGCACAAGTACTGGCACAACGACGAACTCCCCGAGCGGGTCGGCATGCGCCACCACTTGATCACGCCCTACGGTCCGTACGAAACCGTCGACGAGCAGTATATTAACTTCGCCATCCTCAGCGAGGCCCACTGGAAGGCGTTCTGCGTCGACGTCATCGACCGACCCACCCTCCTCACCGACGAGCGGTTCGAGACGAACGAAGATCGGATCGCCCACCGGGAGACACTCGAGTCCGAGATCGAATCGATTCTGCGGAGCGAACCCCGCGATTACTGGGCGGACCGACTCGCCGAGTCGGGCATTCCGTGGGGCGACGTCAACGAACTCGACGAGGTGTTGGACCACCCCCAGACCGAGCACCTCGATCTCGTGAAGGAACTCGAGACCGAAGACGGTCCGATCCCGTACGTCGACAACCCCATCTCGTTCGGCGATCTCGAAACGACCGGCGAACCGATGCCGGACCTCGGCGAACACACCGAGGAGATTCTCGAGGCGATCGGCTACAGCGACGAGGATATCGACGAGCTCCGATCGAAAGATGTCGTATAGGTTCCGGCAGCGTTCTCGCGGTCGTCTGCCGATCAACACGAGGCCAGTTGCAGCTATCCGCGGATATAGCCGCCGTTGACGCTCACCACTTCAGCGGTAATCCAATCTGCGGCGTCGCTCGCCAGGAAAGCGACGGTGTTGGCGATATCCTCGGGCTGGCCGAGCCGGTCGAGTGCGTACGATTCAAGCACTTTGTCGCGGTACTCGTCGAGCCAATCTGCAGTGGCAGGGGTCTCGGTCGTCCCGGGTGAGACGACGTTCATCCGGATCCCGTGTTCGCCAACTTCCTTGGCGACGTTCATTGTGAACGCGACGTTGCCGGCTTTTGCGCCACCGTAGACGGCGAGAGACGGATCGTTTCCTTTGTAAGAGTCGCTGGCGTAATTGATGATACAGCCGCTCTCTTGGTCGATCATGTGTGAGAGCGCGGCGTGGGTACAGTTCATCGTTCCGAAGTAGGTGACTCCGACCGACCGCTCCCAGTCCTCGGGCGTCGACTCGAGAAACGACGACGTTCGCGTACTCAGTCCAGCATTGTTGACGAGGATATCGATCGAACCGAACTCGTCGACGGTGGTGTCAATCATTTCGACGGCGTCATCGTACGACGAGACATCCGTTTCGATCGCAATGGCTCGCGTCTCGTACTCGTCTTCGATAGCGTCCGCCGTTTCTTCGGCACCCTCAATGTCTACATCGGCAATGGTAATGTTCGCACCCATGGCAGCGAAGGTCTCACAGACTGCTTGGCCGATTCCGCTCGCACCACCAGTGACAGCGACACCCTCATCTGTAAAGTCGAACTTATCCGCAAGTGAATTTTTGGGCATGTTTGCTCTGTTCCGTCGCATCACACATAAGCGTACGGGCGCCTACCTGTTGGAATCGAAAGATTTCAGTCCGGATTAGCAACGGCGACCGACTGCATCCGCTGGACGTCGTATCATCTGATGAGTAGTTTCTCCAAGTCAGTTGGGCGTGAAGGAATGGAAGAATGGTACCGAACGGCATCGATGTAAAACAGCGGCGTCGATACCCGATATTGTTCGAGAGACAGGAGCTACATTTCGGAAGAGGGATCAAACGTACTGACCTGTTTTACAGACTTGAAAGATATATTTTTGTACCAATATAGAAAAATAACTGGAAAGTGGTGTAACGTCCACAGTGACCTTCTGCAGTAGCAATGTTTCAGCGGTTGCTGGATCGGTTCCTGGAATAGTATGGGAAATTATGATTATGGCATATTATTTCCTAAAATAGATTTTCAGCCGCGTTCCGAGTTCCATGTTCTTCGTATCGAAATCGGAGTCCGTGATCGTGAAGTGCAGTTTTGAGCCACGGTGCTGAATCGACGAAAAACACGGCGTCATCAATGTCGTGTTTCTGCCGAAGTTCAGTGAGAAACATCGAGATTAGTGCTATCTTTCCCGTTGAATAGAGCCTTATGTGAAGAAATTCGCTGGTTTCCGGATCGAGATCAGTGTACAGCCAGTAGCGCTGATTATCGAGTTGGATCCCCAGTTTCGTCGATCGCAATATGATCCGACCGGTCTCATCTACCGGCTATAGATCAACCTTTTATAATTATTATGAACTGTTGAGAAACTCGTTCGGTACAGAATATTTCCATTATAGAAACAATATCTGAAAGTGATAACATAGAGGCAGACGATTTCTGGCACGAACTACCAGCAAATCGCACCGCCATACCCTTCATTCTAATCTGAGGTACTGGGTCGTCGAACGATTCGACCGTTACGTACTCCGGACTACCGAATCCGGTGAACGCTGCAGTTCGCTCGGACGCCATCGGTATATAGGTCCCGTCCAGCGGAGACGGAACAGACGCAGCGGGCCGATGGGGTGCGGCGCGCCATCATCGCGGGACGCAGTCTCGACAGTTGCGGAAAGCGTTTTATCGCCGGGTGAGAGTCAGTACCACATGCCATCGACCGTCGACTATACCGTCGATTCGCATCGAGCGGCCGCGCTCGTCACACTCGACCGTCCCGACTCGCTGAATACGCTGAACGACCGCCTGATCGAGGACCTGTGCGACGCGATCGCTCGAGCGGAGGCCGACGACGAGGTGAGAGCGATCGTCCTTCGCGGCGCGGGTGACGAGGCGTTTTCGGCCGGCTACGACATCACCCCAGCGGAGGAAGATGGGGAGGAGGAAGACTCCGTTCCGTCGGTCGACGACCTCCTCGACGAGTTCGACGCCGCGACCGATCACGTCCACGCCGTCTGGGAGTGTGACACGCCGGTGATCGCCGCTGTCGACGGCTACTGTCTCGCCGGCGGGAGCGACCTGGCGATGGCGTGTGACCTCGTGATCGCGACCGAGGAGTCGGAGTTCGGCTATCCAGGGCTGCGGATGGCCGGCGTCCCGCCGACGCTCGTCTACCCGTTCGTGATGAACCTCCACGAGGCGAAGGAACTGCTCCTCTCGGGCAAGATCGTCGACGCGCAGCGAGCGTCGGAGTTAGGGATGGTCAATCGCGTCGTTCCGCGGGATCGACTCATGGCGACGGTCTTCGCGGAGGTCGAGGAGATCCGGAAGATGCCGGGCACCAACGTTCGCATCCTCAAACAGGTACTCAACGGTGCCGCGGAGATGCAGGGCGCAAAGCCGATGTTCAGGTTCAGCGAACTGTTCGACGCGCTCGGCCACCACACGGAGTACGGCAAGGAGTACTACCGCATCGCGGCGACCGAGGGGTTCGATGCGGCGCTCGAGTACATGAACGAACGAAACAAGGGAACGAGGCCACCCGAGTAACCGGAACAAGGCCGCCCGAGTGACCGGAGCGAGGGAACGAGGCCGAGCGAACGACCGGACGCGGGTGCTCGTATCGCACTGCCGACCGCACTCAGTCCTCGTCGCGGAGCTTGTACTTCTGGATCTTTCCGCTCGGGTTCTTGGGGAGGGCGTCGCGGAACTCGTACCGTCGCGGCCGCTTGAACTCGGCGAGGTCGTCGCTCGATCGGCAGAAGTCGTCGAGGTCGTCCGCGGTCAGGTCGCCGTCCGGAACGACGTGCGCAACGACGCGTTCGCCCCACTGGTCGTCTTCCTCGCCGATCACCGCGACTTCGGCGACGCCGTCGTGCTGGTAGAGGACGTTCTCGACTTCGGTCGGGTAGATGTTCTCGCCGCCGCTGATGATCATGTCGTCGATCCTGTCGACCAGGAAGAGGTAGCCGTCCTCGTTGAGATAGCCCGCGTCGCCCGTGAAGAACCAGCCGTCGCGGATCGCGTCCGCCGTCTTCTCCGGCAGGTTCCAGTACTCGTCCATCATCGGCGGCCCCTGCAGGATGATCTCGCCGGTCTCCCCGGTCTCGACGGTGTCCATCGGCGTGACGGGATCGTTCGGGTCCTCGTTCTCGGTGGGCTCGACGATCCGGACCTCGTGATTCGGCGCGGCCCGCCCGACGCTCTCGAGATGCTCCCGAACCTCGAAGGGGAGGATGAACGTCGCGCACGGCCCCATCTCCGTCATCCCGTAGGCCGTGGCGTAGTCCTCGGTGAACGTCTCGATACACTCCTCGAGCAGCGACGGCGGCATCGGGGCGGCACCGTAGACGCCGAGTTCGAGCGACGAGCCGTCGAACGACGCCATCTCGTTCGACTCCTCGAGCAGTTGCCCCCAGATCCGCGAAGCGACGAAGAGGTGGGTCGCGCGCTCCTCGTCGACGACTTCGAGGGCGCGTCGCGCGTCGAAGTCGTGGAGGATCACGGACTTCGCGCCGAGGTTGATCCGCGTGAGCAGTCCGCAGTTGAGTTCGGCGTTGTGGTACAGCGGCATCGCCGAGATTCCGACGTCCGTGAAGTTCAGCCCCATCTGCCCGGCGTAGAGCATGTTGTGGTACGTCGCGTCTCGATGGGAGTGGACGACCCCCTTCGGTCGGCCGGTGGTCCCGCTCGTGTACATGATCGCGTACTGGTCCGTCGAATCGACCGAGACCGGCGGCGTCGACGCGTCGGCGCGCTCGAGCAGGTCGTGGAACCCGGCGGCGTAGTCGGGCGTGCGTTCGACGTCGTCGTCGACGTACACGTACTCCTCGACCGTTCCGAACTCGTCACGGCCGCTCTCGACCGTTTCTCGCGTCGCTTCCTCGAAAACGAGGACTGTCGACTCGGAGTCGTCGAGGATGTAGCCGACCTCGCTGGGCGCGAGGCGGTAGTTTATCGGATTGAAAACCGCACCGGCCCGAAGGAGACCGAACAGTGCGATAGCGAACTCCGCGGAGTTGTGGAGCAACAGCGAGACGCGGTCGCCGCGTTCGACGCCGCGCTCTCGGAGCGCGTTCGCGAACCGATCCACTCGGTCATCGAATTCGGCGTAGGTCAGGCGGACGTCCTTTCGAGGGTAGACGATCGCCTCCCGATCGGGATACTTCCGCGTCGTCCGCGACAGCGTCTCCGGTAGCGTGGGAAGGTAACCCATACCCGTCCGTTTCCGTGATCAGCGTGTTAGCTCTTTCGTCCGCAACGCGCCGACCGCCACGGGGTTTTATAGGGGGAACCGACATCTATTCGGGCGGACATGCAGGAGTACGAAAACCTAGCGGTGACGCTCGACGACGACGTCCTCCGGATCGCGATCGACCGACCGGACGCACTCAATGCGGTGAACGCCCCGCTCCACACCGAACTCGCCGAGGTGTTCGACGACGCCTACGACGCCGACGCGAGGGTGGTCGTGCTCACCGGGAACGGCGACGCGTTCTCCGCCGGCGGCGACGTGAACTGGATGAAAGAGAGCGTCGAGGAGCCCGGGAAGTTCCTCGAGACGGCCCGTGAGGGCGAGGAGATCATCGAAAGCATCGTCAACCTCGAGAAGCCGGTGATCGCGAAGGTAAACGGCGACGCGACGGGACTGGGTGCGACGCTCGCGCTCTTCTGTGACATCGTCATGATGAGCGAGGACGCGCGGATCGGGGACCCGCACGTGAACGTCGCGCTCGTCGCCGGCGACGGCGGGGCGGTCATCTGGCCGCTCCTGACGAGTCTGAACAAGGCGAAGGAACTGCTGATGACCGGCGAGTTGCTCTCCGCAGAGGAGGCCGAGGACCTCGGACTCGTCAATCACGTCGTCCCCGCTGACGAACTGGACGACGCTACCGACGAGATGGTCGAGAAACTGGCGACGGGGCCCCAGACTGCGATCAGATACACGAAGAAGACCCTGAACAGCTGGCTCGAACTCGGAAACGACCTCGCGCTGACGAAAGGCATCGCGCTCGAGGCGGCGGCCCAACAGCATCCCGATCACGAGGAAGCCGTCGAGGCGTTTCTCGACGGGCGACGGCCCGAGTTCCCGAGCGGCCGCGACCGCGAGTGACGCCGATCCGACGGACGAGGAACAGAGACGAGACCGAACGGCGATAGACGACACCTGACCGACGATACCAGCCAATGACGACAGCACTGACAGCGGAACACGAGGCGATTCGCGACGCGGTTCGCGAATTCGCGGAGACGGAGATCGAACCGGTCGCCAGAGAGTACGACGAGCCCGGCGCGGTACAGTTCCCCCGAGAGGTCTTTCGGGACGCCGCCGATCTGGACTTTCTGGCACCGCACTATCCCGAGGAGTACGGCGGTGC
This sequence is a window from Natrinema amylolyticum. Protein-coding genes within it:
- a CDS encoding CaiB/BaiF CoA transferase family protein, translating into MLALDDITVLSLESGVSAPLCTRMLGDFGAEVIKVERPNVGDVNRHWDSAVYGDSSAHVWVDRNKLSIELDLKSDEGSEIFAELAAEADIVVQNYAPGVVERLGVGYETVSAYNDDVIYLNISGYGRSGPYSDRKAYDLVMQGETGSILMNGSPDEPAKIPISICDINAATYGTIATLLSLFHRERTGKGEEIDVTMFGGMLSWMGYFPHKYWHNDELPERVGMRHHLITPYGPYETVDEQYINFAILSEAHWKAFCVDVIDRPTLLTDERFETNEDRIAHRETLESEIESILRSEPRDYWADRLAESGIPWGDVNELDEVLDHPQTEHLDLVKELETEDGPIPYVDNPISFGDLETTGEPMPDLGEHTEEILEAIGYSDEDIDELRSKDVV
- a CDS encoding 3-hydroxyacyl-CoA dehydrogenase — its product is MVVTIDTIDTITVVGGGQMGRGIAAVAALAGYETYVNDIDESQLEEAEEQIEWSYEKSVENGAATETEIDEAMDRLTFTSDFEEAAGNTDFVTEAAVEQQAVKEDIFQDLDDVAPEDAILSTNTSGLNITQLAEVTDRPSQVVGTHWFNPPMLMDLVEVIMTEHAPESVGDTTEALIESFDKTPIRCKMDIPSFIVNRLMRPYGEGPAWMVYRGEHSIEEIDSAMKYKEGFPMGPFELADFTGGIQIRVEGEQDHLEDDRPMSYDTEVCPILHQLYDKGRYGRKADAGYYDYDERDEPQISVGEGQGFDTLLVWAPIVNEAAKMVQNDVASVEDVDTGARLGGNWPVGPLEKADEVGADVILEKLTEVASRHEDTNKLAETLPCELLVEKAKNDETFY
- a CDS encoding long-chain-fatty-acid--CoA ligase, with the translated sequence MGYLPTLPETLSRTTRKYPDREAIVYPRKDVRLTYAEFDDRVDRFANALRERGVERGDRVSLLLHNSAEFAIALFGLLRAGAVFNPINYRLAPSEVGYILDDSESTVLVFEEATRETVESGRDEFGTVEEYVYVDDDVERTPDYAAGFHDLLERADASTPPVSVDSTDQYAIMYTSGTTGRPKGVVHSHRDATYHNMLYAGQMGLNFTDVGISAMPLYHNAELNCGLLTRINLGAKSVILHDFDARRALEVVDEERATHLFVASRIWGQLLEESNEMASFDGSSLELGVYGAAPMPPSLLEECIETFTEDYATAYGMTEMGPCATFILPFEVREHLESVGRAAPNHEVRIVEPTENEDPNDPVTPMDTVETGETGEIILQGPPMMDEYWNLPEKTADAIRDGWFFTGDAGYLNEDGYLFLVDRIDDMIISGGENIYPTEVENVLYQHDGVAEVAVIGEEDDQWGERVVAHVVPDGDLTADDLDDFCRSSDDLAEFKRPRRYEFRDALPKNPSGKIQKYKLRDED
- a CDS encoding enoyl-CoA hydratase/isomerase family protein; its protein translation is MQEYENLAVTLDDDVLRIAIDRPDALNAVNAPLHTELAEVFDDAYDADARVVVLTGNGDAFSAGGDVNWMKESVEEPGKFLETAREGEEIIESIVNLEKPVIAKVNGDATGLGATLALFCDIVMMSEDARIGDPHVNVALVAGDGGAVIWPLLTSLNKAKELLMTGELLSAEEAEDLGLVNHVVPADELDDATDEMVEKLATGPQTAIRYTKKTLNSWLELGNDLALTKGIALEAAAQQHPDHEEAVEAFLDGRRPEFPSGRDRE
- a CDS encoding SDR family NAD(P)-dependent oxidoreductase, whose amino-acid sequence is MPKNSLADKFDFTDEGVAVTGGASGIGQAVCETFAAMGANITIADVDIEGAEETADAIEDEYETRAIAIETDVSSYDDAVEMIDTTVDEFGSIDILVNNAGLSTRTSSFLESTPEDWERSVGVTYFGTMNCTHAALSHMIDQESGCIINYASDSYKGNDPSLAVYGGAKAGNVAFTMNVAKEVGEHGIRMNVVSPGTTETPATADWLDEYRDKVLESYALDRLGQPEDIANTVAFLASDAADWITAEVVSVNGGYIRG
- a CDS encoding enoyl-CoA hydratase/isomerase family protein produces the protein MPSTVDYTVDSHRAAALVTLDRPDSLNTLNDRLIEDLCDAIARAEADDEVRAIVLRGAGDEAFSAGYDITPAEEDGEEEDSVPSVDDLLDEFDAATDHVHAVWECDTPVIAAVDGYCLAGGSDLAMACDLVIATEESEFGYPGLRMAGVPPTLVYPFVMNLHEAKELLLSGKIVDAQRASELGMVNRVVPRDRLMATVFAEVEEIRKMPGTNVRILKQVLNGAAEMQGAKPMFRFSELFDALGHHTEYGKEYYRIAATEGFDAALEYMNERNKGTRPPE